The DNA segment ATCCttgttttttagatttttactatttaccaTGGATTTtctgatgaaaatttttatacaaattacaatataaataagaaagtctatgtcattaattttatcattttttataagtatatgaaagttattaagtggctgttaaaatactttaatcttatcatttttagaaagtaaaatttgtatttcaaaaattatacaaatatacataaatgttataattaactagctaaatattacaaagaaaagaaattattgaatataaatattccaAGATGCactttatatgttaatattattttgaaattataaagttgaatatttaactgcataattatatctttttttgattgattaattaaaataattttttttaatctacaaAACAATGAatgtagttttattttaacacagaACATGCGAAAGAAGCCTTGGATCTGTCTAAGATGCAGGAAAGCACAAAGCAGGTGGAATTGCAGActgaattgaaaaaatatgaagCCAGTATTGAACAACTTAAGGCAGAACAAAAGCGTGTAGAGGgtgaagaaagaagaaaaactaTGCAGGAAGAGACAAAGCAGCATCAAATGAGAGCACAGTACCAAGATCAATTAGCTAGAAAGCGTTATGATGATCAGTTGTACCAACAGCAAAAGATGAACGACGAAAATCTGAGAAGACAAGAGGAATCGGTAGCCAAGCAAGAAGCTATGAGAAAAGCTACGATAGAACATGAGATGGAGCTGAGACATAAGAACGAGATGAGGAAACTGGAAGCAGAAATGAAGGCCAAAGCGAAGATTGACAGAGAAAACCAAGATCTTAATCTGGAACAGATTAGATTAAAAGCCTCGGAAAAGAGGATTACCGTTTTAGAGtcgataaagtaaataatcattattttattatttgtgtacgttttattacaattataaatttacttttacttatattttccAGAACAGCTGGCTCAGTATTAGGCTCGGGCGCCAAAGCTCTTTTAGAAGACTGGGATAAGATTCTCGCAGCGGCGGGTGGTCTGTCACTTATGGCCTTGGGAATATACACTGCCAAAGGCTCGACCAGCGTGGCGACGCGCTATATCGAGTCCCGTTTGGGTAAACCGTCGTTGGTGCGCGAGACCTCGAGATTCTCGTTCCTCGACACCATTCAGCATCCCATTCAAGCGGTCAAGAAGCTGAAGCCCAAGCAAACTGATGCGCTAGCCGGCGTGATTCTCGCGCCGAAGCTCGAGGAAAGACTGCGTGACGTCGCGATAGCCACGAAGAACACCAAGCAGAATCGCGGCATGTATAGGAATATATTGATGCATGGTCCACCAGGTACCGGCAAAACTATGTTCGCGAAGAAGCTCGCGGAACACTCGGGCATGGACTACGCGATTGTGACGGGCGGCGACTTGGCGCCGCTAGGTAGAGACGGTGTCACTGCCATTCATAAGGTGTTTGATTGGGCATTGACATCCCGCAAGGGACTGTTACTGTTCATCGACGAGGCGGACGCGTTCCTAAGAAAACGCTCGAGCGAACATATCTCGGAGGATCTCCGGGCGATGTTAAACGCATTCCTGTACAGAACCGGCGAGCAGAGCAACAAGTTCATGCTGGTGCTCGCGTCGAACACGCCAGAGCAATTCGACTGGGCGGTGAACGACCGATTAGATGAGATGGTGGAGTTTCGTCTTCCGGGTCGTGAGGAGCGCGAGCGTATAGTTCGCCTCTATTTCGACAAATTTGTTCTCCAACCGGCGATCGAGGGTAACAAGAGATTGAAGATCGCGCAGTTTGACTACAGTTCGTTGTGCAGCAAGATGGCCGATCTAACGGAAGGAATGTCCGGTCGAGAGTTGGCGAAACTCGGAGTCACCTGGCAAGCCGCGGCCTACGCTTCAGAGGACGGCGTGTTAACGGAAAAAATGGTTATGGACAGGTGTCTCGAGGCTATCAAGCAACACAAACAGAAGgtgctttaatattttatattgaaggCACAAGAACTATCTAAAAAAGTCCTATAAAAAAatcctataaaaaaatttatttaacatcataacattttttagataatattatttaagtataattttggAATTTATGACGAATTTACATCGTATCTTTTTCGCATTGCAGGTACAATGGCAGAGCGAACAGGAGAAGCAGGAATCGAAGTCGATATACGCTACGGAAGATGACGCAGTCGTCAGTTCAAAAATTCCGGCGATAGAGCCGGCTCCCGGAAATACGATAGCCCCAGCCTAGATAATTGCACAAGTACAAttgttgataatttttgatagtCGGGTTAATGACGAAGCTACCGCTGTGGGTGGAGGAAAGTACAAATGTCGCTCGGAAATTCCAGCGATCTTTGTATGTAACAAAATGCGCGAACAGGTTCGCGGAGCTCGATAAGTCGCAAATGTCACTTGTTAcaaatgtacatttatataggataattaaattgtaattttaccaTGGCGTTTCATCATCCTTCGTAATTCACTTCTTCCCGTCGTGACATCGTGGAAGTACAGCGATGGAGATCGTAAATTATgtggataatttttttaagacttTGAAGAGACAAAGttgtgttaattaattaagcgtttattgtagaaaaaaaaacgattgttGAAGTTTCTGCCACCAATGACTGTGTCGTAATGATAACGATCCAGACGATCCACCTTTGAGTtcaccgaaaaacttgaaataaattaattcttatcgtAATAACGTCTACAATAATTTAGATTCAAAACTCGAACGAGAGacgttaacaatatatattcgtggcagttaaaaatacaattttgccTTTTGGGTATCTTTCCTCAAAGCtatcttatctttttctagGAGAAAAAGATACGAGAGAGAATACAGGAAATGTTGCAAGAGTGCACGGTCGATGTCATTAGATTTTATCTTCGCGTTCCACGTCAAGCAAAAATAAGGCGAAAATTTCGATGAGCTTGTGGAAAGAGCTGCGAGAAATCGCGCAAGTCCTTCTgaagatttttatatcttctgaaataaatttctgaaGATCGCGGGGAGATATTTCGACGAGTTTGCAAAAAGAGATTGCGTACTTATCGTTAAAAATCGCGAAGCTATCTGGCCCCTCGTAAATCCTCACTGCGAGCTTATTATCATCGtcgtttattattatcatcgtCGGTCCTGGGCTTATCACCACGACCGGCGGTCATTACAACATCCGATTGATTCTCGACATTCCGACTATCGAATCCGTCGTCGTCCGGCTTTATCGCGatcatccttttttttttttttcgcattttgTTATACGTGCGAACGTATCGGCGCGCACATTTCGGCGGGCGGGCCAGGCGGGCCTGGCCCAGCCCCGACCGAGATCTCGCCACTTTTTGCGTAATCGCGTCCACGCGACCAGATAAGCGCGGCCCCGCTCATTATCGTACGACGCGCGGCGCGCCGTTAAGAACGACGTAAGAGGGAATTACGCGACGTAGGGAGATGGCACGGGTGAAGAGGCCATTTCACCAGTCATAACACAACAATACTTCATGATGGAAAAGGCGAATAGACGCGTCGGGCAATTAGTACGCGTCATGAAAAAGCACACacgtacatataaaattatgcggCGCTTACCAGCGAAGTAAAACTTAGGAGAGAGGGTGATAAGAAAAGCCTCCGTTTAAGGAGGAGTCAAATCGTATTTTTATAGAGCGATCGGGGGTGGACATCCGCGATTTGAGAAAAAGAATGATACATTTAAAGAAAcactttatttctaaaaatattctaaaaacaaACTGAAATAGTATAAATCATATTAAGctgttgaaatatttacagATCGATAATAAACAATccatttttagcatttttaaattacattatatctaTATGTCTTTTATACGAATATATACAGAAATTAAGATGATTTGCACATATCATCCCAATCAGGATTCGAGTTTTCCTTATTGCATGACGACCAAAAATGACTTAGAaaggagaaaatattttcattaaaatacgtTTGGCAATCTTTAATGCATGTAACgctaatttttaatcttctgCGATTTtccgttattttatttatctcttatttaCTTGTTAGTCGCACCGTGAAACGTATCTTTTCAATGTTTACAGCTTGCTCGATTACGTTTCCACACTACGTCCGTGGAAACGTAATCGAGCAAGCTGTAAACATTGAAAATatacgtttctcagaaaacaTCAATCATCCTAATATGCAAAGTTACGAAATATGTACTACAGTTTATATAATCCTATTATCTATATTATGACAAGCTGTATTTTATAGAGATCTTGCgagaaaattgttatattctAACAGTAAAAAGATTCTCGCTGACATCTTACATATCAAGCAAAATTCACTCGACTCGGTGACATCTTCGGAGATGTCATTGAAGTCTTCCGATGTAAATTTGTTTGACATTATTCTTTCACGCGTCTAGCGCATGATTTCTACAAAATGATAGACGAAACAAtactatatttacattaaaattagatcGATATTTCTCACACTGCTATTACAATGCAAATCACTATATAATTACAGAATTACGTATTGCTATAAAATTGCGCGACTTAgcgaattataatataattacatagctgtctcttttttttccttattacATGATCAACCGACACGCAATTGTTATTACTGAAGAATTTATAATCGTCGGGCGCGGAAACTGTTTAACGCAAGGAGGGGAAAAGTGCCTTGTACCGCCTCAACAAAATCTTGAAAAACGAAATGCAAAACAACCGGTCACGAATGAAAGATCGTTGAGATGCTTGTTGTTGTGTCTTCCGGGATTTTTCATTCATTTCACTCCCCTTGTGTACGCGCGATCCCGAGTCTTGAGAGCCACGAGAGAgcctttcccccccccctcggtTTTCCTTTCGGGCGAAAAGATATCTGTAATCATGTTTTTACTCGTCTGGCGGCGATAAAACGTGTCGTACGATCCCCCAGCCGGCGCAGCCTCCAATTTtacttgcgcgcgcgcgcgataataAATCGGATGACACGTGTTGTGTCCACACTCGGTAGATGCGGGTGCGATGATAAATCCTCCTCCCCTCTTCTTCTCTTTATCTGTTCTGTTTCTTTCGCGCGCGCAATTGTGCAGATGCTGCTGCGGGTGGAGGATTTAACTACCCGCGATAGCAGGGTCAACGACGACCTTGACAGTGATCTGTCTGATTCTTCTAGTTTTTGAGTCTCTTTGCTCCTTCTCTCGATACGCTCCGCTTAGTCTCTTTCGAAATGTTACTATTTAGGAATTGAcccaaaataaaatgtcagaCTAGAAGTGACAGTTCCACGATAAGGATAATTTATGATATGATACGAGATACGCCCGAAGAAAAATGCTCTTTCGGAAGTGTCTCGGACAGACGagatttttagaatatttgacGAAACAAGCGCGTTAGATATTTCCTcgaatatttcttaaatctcAGGTATTACTTAATGGTATCTGAAGG comes from the Monomorium pharaonis isolate MP-MQ-018 chromosome 9, ASM1337386v2, whole genome shotgun sequence genome and includes:
- the LOC105839222 gene encoding ATPase family AAA domain-containing protein 3A homolog → MSWLFGYRNSQPPQDFTQFVQSPPPAGDDGGGGGGGGGSPPRKVGGTMEAYRFDSSALERAAAAAKELERSKHAKEALDLSKMQESTKQVELQTELKKYEASIEQLKAEQKRVEGEERRKTMQEETKQHQMRAQYQDQLARKRYDDQLYQQQKMNDENLRRQEESVAKQEAMRKATIEHEMELRHKNEMRKLEAEMKAKAKIDRENQDLNLEQIRLKASEKRITVLESIKTAGSVLGSGAKALLEDWDKILAAAGGLSLMALGIYTAKGSTSVATRYIESRLGKPSLVRETSRFSFLDTIQHPIQAVKKLKPKQTDALAGVILAPKLEERLRDVAIATKNTKQNRGMYRNILMHGPPGTGKTMFAKKLAEHSGMDYAIVTGGDLAPLGRDGVTAIHKVFDWALTSRKGLLLFIDEADAFLRKRSSEHISEDLRAMLNAFLYRTGEQSNKFMLVLASNTPEQFDWAVNDRLDEMVEFRLPGREERERIVRLYFDKFVLQPAIEGNKRLKIAQFDYSSLCSKMADLTEGMSGRELAKLGVTWQAAAYASEDGVLTEKMVMDRCLEAIKQHKQKVQWQSEQEKQESKSIYATEDDAVVSSKIPAIEPAPGNTIAPA